A single Osmerus mordax isolate fOsmMor3 chromosome 9, fOsmMor3.pri, whole genome shotgun sequence DNA region contains:
- the znf839 gene encoding zinc finger protein 839, translating to MADNEDESNTLSTKTEGESCTVSQVQCVSESVVSETPVDEFANQNEVGEKTGETSATVMTVTQGLADFLQGCTKQDDCQVVTQIEGGEQSEQNAMAIDGGSGIATGTEYTAISADFVNAITPATTIIYVQPDGSFVEGSGLTAEEQQQLVEQLAKQQLVQVTDTEAARLFEQNQVVKNIPASSTFVPSTALAPNELQQVIDQVTKSQQQSMVHVNQQTPKATEQVLTTLDPVTGLFTTVTNTEVSTAPSQPLTTVQNASQQLKNVAKHVALQSSNGTRLIQKKPEPIRIQVQMPPKQDLKPLTTTTITIPQQKSLAVAQPQVKVSTNGGMSSPQIIHITPVVGQQQYFLQQNPGEPPIQLLLQSSTPVVGSLVPVVHKLPAPGTPVTIQATSSVQTPLVTVQTTVKTPGRPRANGTPAGSAKPATTPAAQPAVEKEKQKAKTRVKKPLKVKTRSGRVSRPPKYKAKDYKFIKTEDLAESHQSDSDDYSEISEEEEEGEEGKGSSSTMSYSHKQRAHKCKTCDKAYIGNGGLTRHYRLNPTHGDAQDPPAQNDDPPGKKPETGAANSVKKEEEGNSVPADKLTGSEKDEDTKKTGTTSPATLHKVDPSPALGPAAAAGLRGVQSRGPGRPRGRGRGRGRGRPRGPIPPKVVGLPLRRGRRGRPPKLGGVSTEQLAQRRQERLKEVVHQCENEELLEVVLPRLAKAMSLWDFLLMKVEKGHPAKAHFPEVYGEFEQLHSQVKKMAQEYISNPQGVHTALEVHNMEVAKCLGIFDEVNKLKVLNPGPGQSSTNLATKNVRYMENSKMLPPSKRFKMENRTEEMNSVSIHQNGLEKTANNTKESGLLKVQSGAASSLKTCTVSVSPLVVPSSPKPVAFAAAPPKQPPAPSASATPSTPMPQDNPSSRPAGPGTEEAMDTSDPAQGGQGDLGRAEPCEVLSTSDIADQMKELEKALATDPATDKSEQPQQPPGTKPPAPSQTQQSAPSLGRQSQAAPPGGQAVVQEGQEIYIQTEGLTMQLAEGSESDTASERIVIVNGPDGTTMHIRAPEGVPLEAVHALLGIEAEAAKTQQ from the exons ATGGCGGACAACGAGGATGAAAGCAATACGTTGAGTAcaaaaacagaaggagagagctgCACCGTATCACAAGTCCAGTGCGTTTCTGAATCGGTTGTGAGTGAGACGCCCGTAGATGAATTTGCAAATCAAAATGAAGTCGGCGAAAAGACGGGTGAAACGTCTGCAACTGTGATGACCGTAACCCAGGGGTTGGCTGATTTCCTCCAGGGCTGCACTAAACAAGACGATTGCCAGGTTGTCACCCAAATAGAGGGCGGAGAGCAATCGGAACAAAACGCAATGGCAATTGATGGGGGTTCTGGTATTGCAACGGGTACGGAATATACGGCGATTAGCGCCGACTTTGTCAACGCTATAACGCCAGCAACCACCATTATCTATGTGCAGCCAGACGGTAGTTTCGTTGAAGGGTCTGGTCTAACAGCagaggagcaacagcagctcgtAGAGCAATTGGCAAAACAGCAGCTAGTTCAAGTAACGGACACCGAAGCGGCGCGCCTTTTCGAGCAAAACCAAGTGGTCAAAAATATCCCTGCTTCATCGACGTTCGTCCCCAGCACAGCACTGGCCCCCAACGAGCTACAACAAGTGATAGATCAAGTCACAAAATCTCAACAGCAGTCTATGGTTCACGTTAACCAGCAGACCCCCAAAGCCACTGAGCAAGTGTTGACCACACTGGACCCTGTCACTGGCCTCTTTACAACTGTCACTAATACAGAGGTATCGACGGCACCCTCGCAGCCACTGACCACTGTACAGAACGCATCTCAGCAGCTAAAGAACGTAGCCAAACACGTGGCTCTTCAGTCCAGCAACGGTACTCGTCTCATCCAGAAAAAg CCAGAACCAATCAGAATCCAGGTCCAAATGCCCCCCAAGCAGGACTTGAAGCCACTGACCAcaaccaccatcaccatccCTCAGCAGAAGTCCCTGGCTGTCGCTCAACCTCAGGTCAAAGTTTCCACCAACGGTGGCATGAGCAGCCCCCAGATCATCCACATCACGCCCGTGGTGGGCCAACAGCAGTACTTTCTCCAGCAGAACCCCGGAGAACCGCCCatccagctgctgctgcagagctCCACCCCCGTGGTGGGCAGTCTGGTCCCTGTCGTTCACAAACTTCCTGCCCCGGGCACTCCTGTGACCATACAAGCTACAAGTAGCGTCCAAACCCCACTCGTTACTGTCCAGACCACAGTCAAGACTCCAGGAAGGCCCCGGGCCAATGGCACCCCTGCCGGCTCCGCCAAACCTGCCACTACTCCGGCCGCCCAGCCTgcggtggagaaggagaagcagaaggCTAAAACGAGAGTCAAGAAGCCTCTGAAGGTGAAGACCCGCTCAGGCAGGGTGTCCAGGCCTCCCAAGTACAAGGCCAAAGACTACAAGTTCATCAAGACCGAGGACCTGGCAGAAAGCCACCAGTCGGACTCCGATGACTACTCGGAGATcagcgaagaggaggaggagggagaggaaggcaaAGGATCCTCGTCGACAATGAGCTACAGCCACAAGCAGAGGGCCCATAAGTGTAAAACATGTGACAAGGCATACATAGGGAATGGGGGTTTAACTAGACACTACAGACTAAACCCCACCCACGGGGACGCCCAGGACCCGCCAGCCCAGAATGACGACCCCCCAGGAAAGAAGCCTGAGACTGGGGCAGCGAACAGCGttaagaaagaagaggaggggaactCGGTCCCTGCTGACAAACTGACAGGTTCTGAGAAAGATGAGGACACGAAGAAGACAGGCACCACCTCCCCTGCCACTCTACACAAA GTagacccctctccagccctgggTCCCGCAGCAGCAGCCGGACTAAGGGGGGTCCAGTCGAGGGGACCGGGCAGGCCCCGTGGACGAGGTCGGGGCAGGGGCCGTGGAAGACCCAGGGGACCCATACCCCCCAAGGTGGTGGGTCTACCACTTAGACGAGGGCGTCGTGGCAGGCCTCCGAAGCTAGGGGGCGTCAGTACAGAGCAGCTTGCCCAGAGAAGACAAGAGAGACTAAAAGAG GTGGTCCACCAGTGTGAAAATGAGGAGCTGTTGGAAGTGGTCCTTCCTCGCCTAGCCAAGGCCATGAGCCTGTGGGACTTCCTCCTCATGAAG gtggAGAAAGGCCACCCTGCCAAGGCCCACTTTCCTGAGGTGTATGGTGAGTTTGAGCAGCTCCATAGCCAGGTGAAGAAGATGGCCCAGGAGTACATCTCCAACCCCCAGGGAGTCCACACCGCATTAGAGGTTCACAACATGGAA GTTGCCAAATGTCTCGGCATCTTTGACGAGGTGAACAAACTGAAGGTTCTGAATCCTGGTCCAGGCCAAAGTtctacaaacctggcaaccaagAATGTCCGCTACATGGAG AACTCGAAGATGCTTCCTCCGTCCAAGAGGTTTAAGATGGAGAACAGGACAGAGGAGATGAACAGTGTCTCTATCCACCAGAACGGATTAGAGAAGACGGCCAACAACACTAAAG AGTCTGGCCTGTTGAAGGTTCAGAGTGGAGCAGCCAGCAGTCTGAAGACGTGCACCGTGTCTGTGTCTCCTCTGGTGGTCCCATCAAGCCCCAAGCCAGTCGCTTTTGCCGCAGCCCCCCCAAAACAGCCCCCAGCCCCGTCTGCCTcagccacccccagcacccccatgCCCCAGGATAACCCTTCCAGCAGGCCGGCCGGCCCTGGGACCGAGGAGGCCATGGACACCAGCGATCCTGcccagggagggcagggggacttGGGGAGAGCTGAGCCATGCGAGGTCCTGAGCACCAGTGACATAGCAGACCAGatgaaggagctggagaaggctcTGGCCACAGATCCTGCTACTGACAAGTCAGAGCAGCCGCAGCAGCCACCGGGGACAAAGCCGCCTGCCCCCAGCCAGACCCAGCAGAGTGCTCCGTCCCTGGGCAGGCAGAGCCAAGCGGCTCCCCCCGGGGGTCAGGCTGTGGTCCAGGAGGGCCAGGAGATCTACATCCAGACAGAGGGTCTGACCATGCAGCTGGCCGAGGGCTCGGAGAGCGACACGGCGTCGGAGCGCATCGTCATCGTGAACGGGCCCGACGGCACCACCATGCACATCCGCGCGCCGGAGGGGGTACCCCTGGAGGCGGTGCACGCTCTGCTGGGCATCGAGGCCGAGGCGGCCAAGACGCAACAATGA